In the genome of Luteitalea pratensis, the window CGTGCAGGGGCCGCAGACGGCGGTTGTCGTTGGGCCCGGGGGTGACGAGATCTTCACCGACAAGTACGGACGTGTGAAGGTGCAGTTCCACTGGGATCGGCGCGGCACGAAGGACGAGAAGAGCTCGTGCTGGGTCCGCGTCTCGCAGCCATGGGCCGGCAAGAACTGGGGCACTATCGCGATCCCGCGCATCGGGCAGGAAGTCATCGTCGACTTCCTCGAGGGCGATCCCGACCAGCCGATCATCACCGGGCGCGTCTACAACGCCGAGCAGATGCCACCCTACGATCTGCCGGCCAACAAGACGCAGTCGGGCATGAAGTCACGCAGCTCGCTCGGCGGCGGGGCGGCGAACTTCAACGAGATCCGGTTCGAGGACAAGAAGGGCGAGGAGCAGCTCTTCATCCACGCGGAGAAGAACCAGGACATCGAGGTCGAGAACGACGAGACGCACTGGGTCGGGCACGACCGGACGAAGACGATCGACCACGACGAGATCACGCACGTCAAGCATGATCGGACCGAGACCGTCGACAACAACGAGACGATCACGATCCACGCGAACCGGACGGAGCAGGTCGACAAGGACGAGAAGATTACCGTGGGTGGAAACCGCACGGAAGGCGTAGGTAAGGACGAGGGCATTTCGATTGCCAAGAGTCGCACCAAGAGCGTTGGCGATGATGAGAAGGTCAACATAGGCAAGAGCCAAACGGTGTCGATCGGAGCGAATCGCTCACTCTCGGTAACCAAAGACGAATCGATCACCATCTCTGGCAAGCGCACCGACCAGGTGTCGAAAGATGAGGACGTTTCCATCGGCAAGAAGCGCCAGGTCTCGGTCGGCGAGGACGATTCATTGCAGGTCGGCAAGAAACTGTCGCTGTCAGCCGGAGAGCAGATCGTCCTACAGACCGGGTCAGCGAGCATCACGATGAAGAAGGACGGCACCATCACCATCAAGGGGAAGGACATCACCTTAGACGGCAGTGGCAAGGTCAACGTCAAGGCTTCGGGCGACGTCGTCATCAAGGGAAGCAAAGTCACGCAAAACTGACGGCACCAGAAGCCAGCAGCTGCATGCGAGTGCGCGCACTACTCAGGGCCGTCATCAGGTATGGAGATGGGCAGATGGAAATTGGAGAAATTATCGCTCCACCTGGAATGAGTCACGCGAGTGACCCCGAGTGTCCCTTCTGTCCTCTCGAGAAGGCGAAGCCATTCAAGACCTATCCCGGCGCATCGAAGAACGAGGATGCATTGAGGGATGTCATGGCCAACCCGAGTGTCCTGCCTTCGCGGCAATCCAGTGCCCGTCCCAAGACTGGAGGGGCGGACGAGCAAGCGACGTCGAGAGCAAAGGTGGCTCGAACCCCCCCCTTTCAGCATCCAGTGTTTGGAAACTATACCTACGAAGCACATCATCTGATTCCAGGAACGGAGAAAGTTGCGCCTGGTTCGACGGCGACGGTGATGTCTGGTCATCCTATCGAAAAATGGATAGTGAAGGGCGCCAAGGTCGACAACGATACCGGCTATTCCATCAACAACTCCGACAACGGAACGTGGCTGCCATCGGCGCCTGCTGCGGTCAAGAAGAACCGCGCCAATCCAACTCCAGTTAGGCCTTGGGCAAGCGAGCCGAAGGCCAAGAAGAATCCGGCGGCATTAACAGTAGCGGAGAAGCAGGAAATTGCCGACTACGCGGCACCTGAGGGACAGTTCCATTACGGGCAGCATAAGGTACTGGCTGAGGAAGGCCAGCATTACACGTATCCGAAGGAGGTGCAGGATCGTTTGACCGAGCTTGAGAAACGAATCGAGGGTTGGGCGAAGGTATGTCTCTGCGATCCTGCACAGAGTAAGCCGCCGAGCCCTCCATTCAAGCCGACGTGGCAGATCAACGAGAAACTCGATCTCGTTTCGATATGGATCGAGGTCGACATTACGTTGATGCCCCCCAGCACGTGGACCTACTTTATTTCCTCGTTCTCGATGGAAACGGCTCGCCGAGCCAGCACGATGACGACGGTCTGATATGTACGTCGCAATTCGATCCAATCCGTTCCACGAGCGCGGCATCTTCGAAGACCCGATTCTTCCGGACGGCATCTCGCTCCTCGAGGGAGCAATGGTCGATTGGCAGCCGAGTGGGCCGTTGATCTTCCGCAGCAACTGCGACAAGGACCATCCCCCTCGGCCGTACATGGGCGGAGCGCTGCCGGTATGGTCCGAAACACTGCTGCGGACGTTTCGAGGTTTGGGAATCGACAACATACAGGCGTTTCCCGCTACGATCGTTACCGAAGATGCGGCTGTCTCATGGACGAACTACTTCGCCATCAACGTCATCGGTCTGGTCGATGCGGCTGACCTGTCCGCCTCGACATATACAAAGATCGACACGGCCGCGAGTGGAGTGCCGCGGCTCAGGTTCACCAAGCTTGTCATTGACCTGGCGAAGGCCGCTGACCTGCCGCTGTTCCGACTGGCGCATTCACCACTGACGCTCGTTCTGCAAGCAAGGCTCGTTGACGCACTGCGCGCGATCCCGATGCCAGGTGGTTGGGGTATGGCGTTCGACGAGTTGGGGACGTAAGACGGCGAATGTACCGCCATCGCCCTATCGTCAGCCCATGATGTTCTTGTCGTTGTGAAACAACGGATCGCCCAAGCGGCCGACGTTCTTGCCTTCGTACTTCACGTCGAACGAGTACAGCATGAGCTCGCATTTACCCTTGAATTTGCCGCTGATGACGCCCCCTACGGACCCAGGCTCGTCACCGGCCGACATCATGTAGTTGGCGTCCTTGGTCATCGGCATCTGGCCGTCGGTCTTCACGGTTGTCGGACCAGAGGATGTATCGGACGACTTGCCGATGTTCGGATAGGGAATGGGGACGGGGCCCGCGGGCGTCGGCGTCTTGCAAACGTCTGGAAAGACCATGCTCATCCCTCCGCTGCTCTTGTGAATGACACCGCGCGAGTTGGCAAAAACGGTCGGCATGACGGTCTGTCTGCTCCTGGCTGACGAATGGGTCGCCGGCTATGGAAAGATCTCGCTGACCTGACAGGTGAAGCCGGGGATCACATCGCCGAGATCGAGACGATCGCCCGACCGAAACGTCACCGGTCGCGCCAACTGACGACTGCAGGTCGCGCTCCGGTCGTCCGGATCCACTATGACGACGAGCGGCACGCCGGCAGACAGATACGCGTTGACCTTCCGCTGGAGGTCGGACCGGCGCTCCTCCGGCGATCGCACTTCGACAGCGAGATCCGGCGGCCCCTCGAAGAACCCCTTCGGTGCGGGCGACGGAACCCGTTCCCCTCGGACGAACGCGACGTCCGGCGCACGAACGGTATCGGGTTGCGAAGCGAGCTTGAACCCGACTCCGGTGAGCACCACTCCAGCCGGCTGCCGCTG includes:
- a CDS encoding DUF4150 domain-containing protein codes for the protein MPTVFANSRGVIHKSSGGMSMVFPDVCKTPTPAGPVPIPYPNIGKSSDTSSGPTTVKTDGQMPMTKDANYMMSAGDEPGSVGGVISGKFKGKCELMLYSFDVKYEGKNVGRLGDPLFHNDKNIMG
- a CDS encoding AHH domain-containing protein gives rise to the protein MEIGEIIAPPGMSHASDPECPFCPLEKAKPFKTYPGASKNEDALRDVMANPSVLPSRQSSARPKTGGADEQATSRAKVARTPPFQHPVFGNYTYEAHHLIPGTEKVAPGSTATVMSGHPIEKWIVKGAKVDNDTGYSINNSDNGTWLPSAPAAVKKNRANPTPVRPWASEPKAKKNPAALTVAEKQEIADYAAPEGQFHYGQHKVLAEEGQHYTYPKEVQDRLTELEKRIEGWAKVCLCDPAQSKPPSPPFKPTWQINEKLDLVSIWIEVDITLMPPSTWTYFISSFSMETARRASTMTTV
- a CDS encoding Uma2 family endonuclease, yielding MHRSVDMSSATPLVTAEELERRPRDDSRYELIEGRVVRMSPVGFEHGQIVTRLLVLIQQHLQRQPAGVVLTGVGFKLASQPDTVRAPDVAFVRGERVPSPAPKGFFEGPPDLAVEVRSPEERRSDLQRKVNAYLSAGVPLVVIVDPDDRSATCSRQLARPVTFRSGDRLDLGDVIPGFTCQVSEIFP
- a CDS encoding imm11 family protein, whose protein sequence is MVDWQPSGPLIFRSNCDKDHPPRPYMGGALPVWSETLLRTFRGLGIDNIQAFPATIVTEDAAVSWTNYFAINVIGLVDAADLSASTYTKIDTAASGVPRLRFTKLVIDLAKAADLPLFRLAHSPLTLVLQARLVDALRAIPMPGGWGMAFDELGT